ctcatAACCAAAAATATTGCccttagttttatacttgcaaacaatagagtaaTGTAGAAGTATAACACCAATAAAGTTGGTGGAAGTGTAATTGGagccaaaacttgcaattaacttagatatacacctaatcccatattctaactccctgtgattcgatcccgaccttcgttgggtttattattgcatcgaccgcctcactatTTAATTGTGATGTGGGTTTGGCCGAGATcatgcgtcacctcaacaacaaacacataacatgtataatcagggttcataccctcagttccaagattagaagagttacttacctcgaacaagccgaatccaatgcccagcaagctaaacaatgctccaggaattccattctgcgtgtatcaacttccgaacgctTTCTATCTCCTCAATTCAGGCCAAACGacccgtatctattcaaacagtatgcaaataaatcacaatttacttCAATGCTTACAAATTAACAATTTATGAAAATTCCCAACTCCTCTCAAAAAATTGACAgcgggacccacgtctcaaaatccgacaaaactcataaagtccgacaacccattaaagtacaagttcaaccatactaatttcactcaaatcggaCTCTgtatcgatgttcaaatctcggaAATTCATTTTAATGATATTGTAGAAAAATCCTTCAATTTCTCTtgaaaatcaataatctaatgccgaaaacgaagattaattcatgaaatataatcacaagggagtcaagaacacttaccccaagttgtgtggaaaaattcctctccaaaatcgcccaaaccgagctctaaaATCCGAAAATCGATAAaaaaaatgttgaaccctcgaatatAAGGCATTCTGCCCAGCGTTTCTGCATTTGCGGTCGCATTGTCGCATTTTTTACCACCGCTTCTGTGGTATAAATATTGTTTCTGCGAGAACATCTTGTCCATCAATGATCACTTCTATGATGCCTAGGACCGTATCTGCGGTCGTGCTTTTGTGCAACATGCTCTTTACTTGCGAAGTGCATCGCTCTTGCATTTTTCAGTGACTGCACCTGCGATTGTGCAGGTACGCAATTGTGCCCGCTTCTGCAATGAACAACTTACCTCCTCATTTTGCTTCTGCGCTTCACTCCTCACTTATGCGAGCTCGTACCTGCGAGCCCATTTtcgtaggtgcgattgcatcagtaggcagcagCAAGTTTCAAttattctaagtccaaatttgacccattaaccattcaaaactcacccgaggcccccgggacctcaaccaaatacaccaaaaagtcctaaaacatcatacgaacttagtcaaacctctaaatcacatcaaacaatgctaaaaccatgaatcataccccaattcaagcttaatgaaacaaaaaaatttcaacttctacattcaataccggaacctatcaaatcaagtctgattgaccataaattttgcacacaagtcataaatgacataacggacgtattccaacttccagaataggATTATGACCCCCATATCAAAatgttaactccccggtcaaacttctaaacttacatTTCTATTTTTAGCCAaccaagcctaatttaactacggacttccaaataattttccggacacgctgctaagtccaaaatcaccataaagagctattggaatcatcaaaactgtattctggggtcgtttatacatagtcaacatccggtcaactatttcaacttaagctttaaatcttggaactaagtgttctaattcactctgaaacctctCCGACGAGTcacaaaattataattgaacacatgataagcagtaaatggagaAAAAGGGTTGTACACTCAaaacggtcgggtcattacattcctATTCCAAAATGTTTTGGATGGTCACCGCATATTTGTAATGAAAACTGATTTTTCAAAAGATCAATTTTTTCTCTAAGCTTTGGGTTTTTCTAATCTTTTGCAATAGTAAGACTACAAATTTCATTTTTTAAGAAATAAATTTGTTTGATTTTTTCAGTAATATTATTAGAAATGCTCTCATTTTAAAATCTTTGGCCTGGCTGAGTTATAAATTCGAAAGTAATTTCTTTCCCATTAAAGGTTCGTGTGAAACTGTGAGTATCCCAGTTAgtaaaatgtaacgacccaatcggtcatttttcCTTATAGaatcccattcccctaaataagactccccaaatttacttttactattttatgacttgcggggatggttagttcgggatttggaagggttcgggttgaaattagAACACTTGGATCATTAGTTTGGATTTATaaagccaagtttgactttggtcaacattttgagtaaacgacctcgaaatcgggatttgacagttccaataggttcgtatgatgattttgcacTTGGGAGTATGCTCGGGTCAGGTTTTGGACaactcgggagcgtttcagcgcttaatagtgaaagttaactatttgaaggttttaaagctATTTAATATTAGTTTGGAGtatgttttggagtaatcgaagtccgtttgagattccgagCCTAGGAATATTTTTGTATGGTGAtataagacttgcacgtaaaatttagtgtcattccgagtagtctaagtatgattcggcacaTTTGGAGAAATTTGGAAACTTGAACTTCACATTTTGAttcaattcggttttggggtgcAATTCTTGGTTTCGTTGTTGATTTACGTGTTACGAGAGTTCGATCAGGTCCGTATAATGTTtacagacttgttggtatatttgaacggggtcccgagtggcgcgggtgagtttcggaccgccCGGAGCAATGTtggaaaaaccagattttctagttctggttttcttcttcgcgaacgcggaaggactcTCACATTCGCGATGAATGATTTAGGGAGCTGGGAAGTTACCCTTTGTGTTCGTGGGAAGGGGGTCATGTTCGCGAAGCTTGGGAATCCCAGGCCTACGTATTCACGATGGccttctcgcgatcgcgtagaagaacgCGAGGCACTTAcaacgttcgcgaagaaggattttactGTGCCAAACAAAATGCCTTAAAACGGAGATCAGTCATTTTTGAGCCTATTTTCTCTATTcatgggcgattttggagcttcttgagaggggtgttcacctagaaacttggaggtaagtttctacctattgtgagttaattacatagattatgggtggaaatcaagggtttagatgaaaaacctaggttttgataaaaatgagattttaaccacaaaaatggttatggaatgggatgaaaattgtatatttgaattCTTGAGGTTACGGCTGACGATTTCCTTCGAaatttttcggaatccgggcacgtggtcccagggtgaattttagaaattttaccaatttgggttgggtaatttctctaatagataaattttaaaattttgagtatttattgattaaattatataacatttggctagtttcagaaTTTTCGGCACCTAATTGAATCgggaagtgaactttgagacgaggtaagtctcttgtctaacattttaagagggaatttacccataggtgtttcaaataaataattgtctctaattgtgggggctatgtacgtacgtggtgacgagagtctgtgcatagctactattatgctattgttcgggtagtGTTTAGGACCCAATTCATGAGTTCTTTGGAATTCTTGCATCATACTTGATAATTTAAAAATGTCTAAATCATATTAGTAATTGTTGGGATAATTGTGGAAGTTCGCTTATGCAATTAGTATTATTGTTGTATAAAAACCTCTATTATATccaagtcaaatgcttataaaacattctcctcttcttgtggagcgggccgaacgcctcggcagtagatagaggCATCTATGGTCCAtaccgctcgaccctcggtagtgtacacattattctggatcgggtcgtacaacctcggcagaaatcgtgcttaataataaaaattattcggtgctttgatatttattttatttcgtcttgtgaagataaatgattaTTGGAAATTTGTCAaattatgaaagaattatttttatctgcttgttaaggaaattattgctattcacataaaccatatttatttaaatatcttTGTCTTTACATTATTTATTCCTAGTGAGTGTTgaagtcgacctctcatcactacttcttcgagattagacttgatacttactgggtacacgttgtttatgtacacatgctacacttgctgcactttttgtacaggatctgagataggtgcCTCAGGCGGTCCCACCGGTGCGCATCCCCATTATCCTGaagcctagtggtgagctgcttttcttGAGCTGTTCCGTAAcacctagtgtctctctttgtgtttgtattctgtctattttatattcagacaatattttagattttgtataatctattagatgctcatacacttgtgacaccagatcttggcacgcaCTTTAGTAGACTGTTGTTGGGAAATTATTATGTTGGTTTTATTTGGACTCTCTgtttttcttaaatcttgcaattAAGGAAAGCTTTATTACTcagaaatttattaaaagaggaaATAGATGTTTAATCCActaattggcttgcctaacggtgatgttgggcgccatcacgacctgtaggtgaaattgggtcgtgacaacatggtatcagagcactaggttcacgtaggtctaacaagttatgagcagggcctaatagagtattgcggatcggtatgaaaacgtcggtacttatctttgagaggctatagggtgttaggaaactacctttcttcatcttctaTTGTGCAGTTGATGTAATACTAAGTATCTTAACCTTacttcacagatggtgagaatgcgctCTACGGAGgatccagaccagggaagagctgctccctatgttgttagaggccgagggatGGCTCCAACCCGTGgcaggggacgaggacgtcccagagttgtTCCAGTTCTGCCACCAGTGGATgcagtagaggatcctatcatCGAGGAGTAAGGCGAGGTGCCCACaacagagccagctccggtggatttcacatctgcacgaggattccaggaggtcatgggtcgtatgctgcggttcatggatattATGACTCAAgccggtttatttctggcagacccagccacatctcaggcaggagggggagcacagacccctaccgcacatgcTCATGGGCAGGCAGCTGCTATATACCAGAGCcggggtgcactacccgtgggcagagctcagccagttgcaacaGCTACACCGGAGCCCATACCAGCTATGGCAGGTGATCTTCATATGCTACTAGACAGATGCACTAGGCTTCATCCTCCTACTTTCGGAAGTgtgcgacatgaggacccccaggattttattgacTGGTGCAGagatagactgcacaacataaGGATACTAGAGTCCCATGGGGTAGACTTCACcacttttcagctggagggcagggctcgtaggtggtggcagtcacaTCTTCTCGGTAgaccagcaggttcacctcctACGACTTGGGATCAAttcacacgcctcttcttggacaAATATATACCACCCTCtcaaagggaagagttgcggatccagttcgagcagctctagcagggtctgatgtcagtgactgactatgaggcgaggatctctgagttgtctcgccatgcacttatgatagtaccaaccgatgcagagagagtacgAAGGTTTGTCGCCGGATTATACTCTGGTATTCAGTCCACCATGGTACAAGAGgtggagatggggacttcttatgggctagttgtagagatagttcggaggattgagggtgtccGTCAGCGGAGCCGTGAGCAGGCAGCGAGGGACAAGCGGTTTCTATATTCGGGAGAGTTTAGTGGTGCCTCGggtgggggcagaggtcagttcatgaggggtcagtccagcaggcccccttATACAGCAccgccacctcctcggggtgctccagtgcgaccttatttcagtgttatgccagagagttcttaccgcctaCCAGCTATTCAGGGCTCCTTCAAAGGGTATTCAGGTTATCAGggccagacttcaggtcagcagtccatcGAAccaagaggttgttttgagtgcggggataTCAGTCATGTGCGAAGGTTCTGCCCCAGGTTTCGGGGTataccagtgcagcagggtcagcagcctatgattaccgcactaATTGCTCCGTCAGTCATCTGGCCGCCccgaggcggagggcaggtgggtaggggacatcctagaggtggaggccagccaggtagGGGACATCTAGGTGGCGCTCCAGCCAGGTTCTATGATTTCCCGGCCAGAgcagatgtagtggcctcaggTGCCGTGATCATAGGTACTATTTCTGTCTGCAGTAGAGAGGCCTCAGTTTTATTTGACCCagggtctacttattcctatgtttcatctttgtttgctcattttctgggtgtttctcgtgaatCCTTAGGTACTCTTtcttatgtgtccactcctgtgggcgattctattgttgtggaccagaTCTACCGGTCATGCATTGTTACTTTTTATGGTCatgagactagagtggatcttcaACTGTTTGATATAAtcgactttgagatcatcctgggcatggattggctatccccatatcatgccatcctagattgccatgctaagactgttacttTGGCGATGCCGGAATTGCCTAGATTgtagtggaagggttcatctgccggtgcatctagtcgggttatttcCTTTTTGAAGGCTAGAcacatagttgagaagggttgtctggcTTATTTGTCTTATGTTAAGgacactactgcagagactccgataATTGATTCAGTGGTTGTAGTcagagagttctccgatgtgtttctttctgatcttccaagcatgccaccgGATTgtgatatttatttctgtactgatttggctctaggtacccagcctatatctatttcaCTGTAtcatatggctccgaaagagttgaaggagctgaAGGAACAACTTGTGGAGTTGTTGGCAtaggggttcgtcaggccgaaTATGTCACCTTGGGGCTCGCCAGtactatttatgaagaagaaagatgggactgtgcggatgtgtattgattaccgccaattgaataaagttaccattaagaacaagtacacgttgccgcgtattgatgatttatttgaccaatttCAAGGTGCTAGAGTGTCCTCAaaaattgacttgaggtcggggtacaatcagttgaagattcgagattctgatgttccgaagactgctttctaaactagatatggccattatgagtttctggtgatgtccttcggtttgactaacaccccaccggcgtttatggatttgatgaaccgggtgttcaagccatgtattgattcgtttgtcattgtctttgttgatgacattttgatctact
The DNA window shown above is from Nicotiana tomentosiformis chromosome 8, ASM39032v3, whole genome shotgun sequence and carries:
- the LOC138898144 gene encoding uncharacterized protein, with product MSVTDYEARISELSRHALMIVPTDAERVRRFVAGLYSGIQSTMVQEVEMGTSYGLVVEIVRRIEGVRQRSREQAARDKRFLYSGEFSGASGGGRGQFMRGQSSRPPYTAPPPPRGAPVRPYFSVMPESSYRLPAIQGSFKGYSGYQGQTSGQQSIEPRGCFECGDISHVRRFCPRFRGIPVQQGQQPMITALIAPSVIWPPRGGGQVGRGHPRGGGQPGRGHLGGAPARFYDFPARADVVASGAVIIGTISVCSREASVLFDPGSTYSYVSSLFAHFLGVSRESLGTLSYVSTPVGDSIVVDQIYRSCIVTFYGHETRVDLQLFDIIDFEIILGMDWLSPYHAILDCHAKTVTLAMPELPRL